CACTTTCCCTCtcacagcctcagtttcctcatctgtgaaatgggagtgCTAACACTCCCCATCTGGCAGGTAACTGTGAAGTTCAAGTGATAACATGTATCCACAGCGCCAAGCTCACTGTCTGAGTGTGGCCGGTGCTGAGTTCCCAGGTATGACTATCCAGCAGTTGTCTTCCACAGCCTGTCTTCCACCTCTGCTTGTACGTCATCATCTGCCTAGGACCCCAGAAAATTGGTGAGATCCCTACCTTCTGGAGCAAGTGGCCCCACTTCCTCAGGCTCGGGGCTGACAAGGCCTGTTCCAGCTGCCTCATCTTGCCCTGGCCAGGGAGGATGAAGAAGGCCAGGGCGTCTCCACAGTAGCCCATTTGCAGCACAGAGCAGTTCAGCTCTGGATCCGACCAGAAAGCAAACTCCTCCACCTGGTCCATCATGGGGACCTAAACAGTGGCCGACTTGCCCACCAGGGATGACAAGCCTTTACTTGTCTCTACTGGGTCAAAGGACTTCTCCCACTTGGCTAGTACAAAGAGAGAAGACAGGTTTTATGTCAAGATGCAATTAGTGAGGTAACAGAAGCAAAAATGGTGAAGTAAGGAcatccaaaggagccctggtggtgcagtggtaaagcactcggctgctacctgaaaggtcagtggtttgcacctaccagttgctctggaggagaaaagacctggtgatctgcttccataaagatgacagcctcggaaaccctatggggcagctctactctgtcagaatcgacttgacggcaatggcttAAGGACATCTGAAAATCTTCTCATAATTTCTATTGAACGTTGTACTGGAGTTTCTAGCCAGGACAGTGACGTAAGAGACAGAATGTGAAATGGCGCAGCCTGTGCGGAAAACTGTTTGATGTTTCCTCAAAGAGTTAAATCATATGACTCAGTCATTCCGCTCTGCtctggactgaattgtgtctcccaaaaatatgtgctgtaaatcctaatctctatacttgtggttataagcccattacaacacataggaaaatcacatcagataatgaaatggtggacaatcacacaatactggaaatcactgcctagccaagttgacacacattttaggggtacacaattcaatccatgacaccaggtgATCGCAGACAAGTCAGTACTCCTCTCTGGGGCTCAGGGTTCCTATTCGTAAAAGGTGGGCTCAAAGGTTCCCTTTCTGGACAGCCGGGGGCTCTGTGGCCATGGAGCTTCAGGGGCAGGTCatcaccactctcggtaaagaaACTCTGGCTGTGAATATTCAACCTCCTTCCATGCTTGGCCTCTCCCTGTCCCAAACTCCTGTCAAGCTGTGGCCACCCTTCTCTCTCCTAGCCCTGCCAGGGCCCTCCCCACCGCCTCTGCTGTGATGTGACTGTGGCCAGGTGTCTGCAAGTGTCCTGCTGGTAGACCCCACCCGCTGGGGTGACAGGGACACTCTGCCCTTCCTGCTTCTGCCAGTGTCTGGGCCCCTCCTTCTTGGCTACCATGGCCTTACTTCTACCTCCCTTCATCCCCCACCTGCTCATTTCCTCACTGGTCCTCCAGCTCCAACCATTTAGCCACACTGCAGATGGGGCGAGCTCTCCAGATGTAGATCTGGTTGTTTCAATCACCAGCTCACATTCCTCAAAGGCTCCTCACAGACCTTGGGAGAAACGCCCAAGCATCTGGCATTCCAGGTCCTTCTCTATTGGGTACCACACCTTCCCCAGCTTCATCTTCAAGCACCTCAGCTGTTCCAGCTCCCTGGAtagggtggtgtcttagtcatctagtgctgctatgacagaaataccacaagtggatagctttaacaaagagaagtttattctttcacagtcaaataggctagaagtccgaattcagggtgccatctccgtGGAAAggctctctgtgttggctctggaggaaggtccttgtcatcagtcttctcttggtctgggggcatctcagagcaggaacctcaggtccaaaggacatgctctgctcctggtgctgttttcttggtggcatgagtttcccatgtctctctgctcacttctttcttttatatctcaaaagagattggcttaagacactacctagtcttgtagacctcatcagtataattacTGCTAATCCGTCTTATTACATTatagtgataagatttataacatatagaaaaatcacgtaaaatggtggacaatcacacaatactgagaatcatagcccagttAAATTGACATATGttttgggagggacacaattcaatcgatGACAGGTGGTTTCCCTCCGTTCACCCATCCTTCCCTGCCTCCTTATCCAGCTTGGGTGTCAAAGAGCTTCACGTCATTTCAATGCCCTGCACTCCCTGGGTACTTGTGACACACCCTTTGGGAAAGGTCCAAACCCAGAAGAATCCAAATATCTGCATCCAGTCTGCCAAGTGTTGCAGGGAGAAGGTGGCTCACGAGGCAGGCTGGTCCACTGTGAATTTCTAGTCACCAACCTTATCTGCCCGGCGACCCAGCTACACATCACCAATCACCTCTCCTACCCCGACCCTCTCCACTACCTGAAGTACCTGAATCCTCACCCCACCACACGCACATACACCCTCACTCTCAGCAGGCAATCTTGCCTTCTACCTCACATAAAAGAGAGACTTTCAGCAAAGGAACTGCCTCAGCCCGCACCAAGGACACGTTGCTACTTTCCCCAGAATCCATTCCCACCTCTctgcctcccctcctccccatcGCAACAGAGAAGACACCCCTCCTTCTAAAGGCAATTCCCctccctgaatttttttttaataacttttattaagcttcaactgaacgtttacaaatccaatcagtctgtcacatataagtttacatacatctcactccctactcccacttgctctccccctcttgagtcagccctttcagtctctcctttcttgacaattttgcctgcttccctctctctctatcctcccatcccccctccagacaagagtcgccaacacaatctcaagtgtccacctgatatcattagctcactcttcatcagcgtctctctcccacccgctgaccagtccctttcatttctgatgagttgtcttcggggatggttcctgtcctgtgtcaactgaaggtctggggagcatggctgccgggattcctccagtctcagtcagaccattaagtttggtctttttatgagaatttggggtctgtatcccactgatctcctgctccctcaggggtcctctgttgtgctccctgtcagggcagtcatcgattgtggccgggcaccaactagttcttctggtctcaggatgatgtaggtctctggttcatgtggccctttctgtctcttgggctcttagttgtcgtgtggccttggtgttcttcattttcctttgctccaggtgggttgagaccaattgctgcatcttagatggccacttgttagcatttaagaccccagacgccacatttcaaagtgggatgcagaatgatttcataatagaattattttgccaattgacttagaagtccccgaaaaccatgttcccccgacccccgcacttgctccgctgacctttgaagcattcattttatcccggaaacttctttgcttttggtccagtccaattgagctgaccttccatgtattgagtgttgtctttcccttcatctaaagcagttcttatctactgattaaccaataaaaaaccctctcccaccctccctccctccccccctcgtaaccacaaaagtatgtgttcttctcaggtttactatttctcaagatcttataatagtggtcttatacaatatttgtccttttgcctctgactaatttcgctcagcataatgccttccaggttcctccatgttatgaaatgtttcacagattcgtcactgttctttatccatgcgtagtattccattgtgtgaatataccacaatttatttacccattcatccgtagatggacaccttggttgcttccaactttttgctattgtaaactgagctgcaataaacatgggtgtgcatatatctgtttgtatgaaggctcttgtatctctagggtatattcctaggaatgggattgctgggttgtatggtagttctatttctaactgtttaagataacgccagatggatttccaaagtggttgtaccattttacattcccaccagcagtgtatgagagttccaatctctccacagcctctccaacatttattattttgtgttttttggattaatgccagccttgctggtgtgagatggaatctcatcgtagttttaatttgcatttctctaatggctaatgatcgagagcattttctcatgtatctgttggctgcctgaatatcttctttagtgaaatgtgtgttcatatcctttgcccacttcttgattgggttgtttgtctttttgtggttgagttttgacagaatcatgtagattttagagatcaggcgctggtcggagatgtcatagctgaaaattctttcccagtctgtagatggtctttttactcttttggagaagtctttagatgagcataggtgtttgatttttaggagctcccagttatcgggtttctcttcatcatttttggtaatgttttgtattctgtttataccttgtattagggctcctagggttgtccctattttttcttccatgatctttattgttttagtctttatgtttaggtctttgatccacttggagttagtttttgtgcatggtgtgaggtatgggtcctgtttcattcttttgcaaatggatatccaggtatgccagcaccatttgttaaaaagactattatatccccaattgactgacactggtcctttgtcaaatatcagctgctcataaatggatggatttatatctggattctcaattctgttccattggtctatgtgcctgttgttataccagtaccaggctgttttgactactgtagctacataataggttctgaaatcaggtagggtgaggcctcccactttcttcttctttttcagtagcgctttgcttatccggggcttcttttccttccatatgaaattggtgatttgtttctctatccccttaaaatatgacatcggaatttggatcggaagtgcgttaaatgtatagatggcttttggtagaatagacatttttactatgttaagtcttcctatccatgagcaaggtatgtttttccacttaagtatgtccttttgaatttcttgtagtagagctttgtagttttctttgtataggtcttttacatccttggtaagatttattcctaagtatcttatcttcttgggggctactgtgaatggtattgatttggttatttcctcttcggtgttctttttgttgatgtagaggaatccaagtgatttttgtatgtttattttataacctgagactctgccaaactcttctattagtttcagtagttttctggaggattccttagggttttctgtgtatataatcatgtcatctgcaaatagtgataactttacttcttccttgccaatccggataccttttatttctttgtctagcctaattgccctggctaggacttctagcacaatgttgaataagagcggtgataaagggcatccttgtctggttcccgttctcaagggaaatgctttcaggttctctccatttagagtgatattg
The window above is part of the Loxodonta africana isolate mLoxAfr1 chromosome 10, mLoxAfr1.hap2, whole genome shotgun sequence genome. Proteins encoded here:
- the LOC111750212 gene encoding LOW QUALITY PROTEIN: serpin A9-like (The sequence of the model RefSeq protein was modified relative to this genomic sequence to represent the inferred CDS: substituted 1 base at 1 genomic stop codon), whose amino-acid sequence is MKLGKVWYPIEKDLECQMLGRFSQAKWEKSFDPVETSKGLSSLVGKSATVXVPMMDQVEEFAFWSDPELNCSVLQMGYCGDALAFFILPGQGKMRQLEQALSAPSLRKWGHLLQKMQRWRPHRLWPHLLLLLLHRLVEVFIPKLSISAFYDLGTILPKVGIRVAFDHNVGFSRIAKKHPLLVSKAIHKAVLDASEVGTKTAVATNSRLTAQLKDKPSYSIIYFDRK